The Pyrus communis chromosome 12, drPyrComm1.1, whole genome shotgun sequence genomic sequence cttaacaaataaaatttcttataatttatataaaaacacgtaatgTACTACTCATATTCtaattacaacaaaaaatttcCAAATACTAATCATATTCTGGTTACAACAAAAAATTTCCAAATATCCCACGCTAATTTTCTGAACGTGCGGGACACACACAATTTCCTTCGCACAACAATGGCCCCACACCTCTGGCTTCTTTTATATCtcagtatttttttatttatttagaaaaGTACTAGACAGATCAActatttagatcaaattttactTATATGTATCAAATTTTTTAAGTGTTCATGCATTTAATAATaacatataatatatgtgttCAAATTTCAAgcatattaaaaaatttctctcgAATGAGACTCACTTTTTTCATGTGAGCGTCTTATTGCACAACACGTGTCCAATAATTGACTCATTTTGGCTCTTGGATTAGTCAGCTCCCATGCAATTTCTGCACTTTTAGAATTTGTAGAAATGATAAAAACACTCTTTTAGTTTCCCAAATactgttattttatttaaatgttGTTTTCGTTCGATTTATTCAATCGGttgaaaagtttaaaattttatgtgCAAAGCAGACTCCACGTAGACCCACCATCAATGTAATCGTCAAAAGTAGAGGTCGTTCTAATCCTCCATCATCCTCATCGCATTATCTACCTACCCCTTGTATTCACAGTCCCCGTTCTAAtcatcaaacacaaaaacaaatgaagaaaaggTGCAGCCTTTAGCCAGTGAAACTCTAGACAGTGCCATCCCACTACCTAGACCTATATATAcacctatatatacatattattaTATGTCAAACCCGAGAGCAAGCGCAGAAATGTTGCCACCAACAATGATGAGCCAGCAGATGTTGGCAACAATGGGTTCAACCCTAGCTAGCTTCATGTTCATCTGGGCAATCATCCGCCAGTACTGTCCGTACGAGCTGCGCCGTTTTCTGGAGCGATACTCCCACAGAATCACCGGCTACTTCTACCCCTACATCAAAATCTCCATCCACGAGTTCACCGGCGACCGCCTCAAGCGGAGCGAGGCCTACTCCGCCGTGGAGGCCTACCTCAGCTCCAACACCTCCAAGAGCGCCAAGCGGCTCAAGGCGGAGATGGTGAAGGACAGCAGCAACCTCGTCCTCAGCATGGACGAGTACGAAAGAGTGACGGACGACTTCCGTGGAGCAAAAGTCTGGTGGGTTCTGTCAAAATCCGTGTCCCCCGCCGGGAGATCTATGTCCATGGCCTATTATCCCGAGCAGGAGAAGCGATTTTACAAGCTGACTTTTCACAAAAAGTACCGGGACATAATCACGGCGGACTATTTAAACCATGTCGTTAATGAAGGGAAGGAGATCCGGGTTAGAAATCGGCAGAGGAAGCTGTACACAAATAGTCCGGGGTACAAATGGCCGAGCTACAAGCAGACGATGTGGAGCCACATTGTGTTCGAACACCCGGCAACGTTCGAGACAATGGCGTTGGAtccggagaagaagaaggagatcATCGAAGATCTGGTGACTTTCAGCAAAAGCAAGGACTTTTATGCAAGAATTGGGAAAGCTTGGAAGAGGGGTTACTTGCTGTACGGTCCTCCGGGGACAGGGAAGTCTACGATGATCGCCGCGATGGCGAATCTGTTGGGGTACGATATTTATGACTTGGAGCTCACGGCGGTGAAGGACAATACGGAGCTGAGGAAGCTATTGATTGAGACCACGAGTAAGAGTATTATTGTGATTGAGGACATCGACTGTTCGCTTGATTTGACAGGGCAGAGGAAGAAGCGGGGGGCGGCGGAGAAGGGTTTTTCGGAGGAGGAGGTGAAGGGTAGCGGAGCCGGGAAGGAGCGGGTTAAAGAGGCGAAAGAGGAAGGGTACGGCGGCAGCAAGGTGACGCTTTCTGGGCTGTTGAACTTCATCGATGGGTTATGGTCTGCATGCGGAGGTGAGAGGGTGGTTGTTTTTACTACTAATTATGTTGAGAAGCTTGATCCTGCATTGATTCGGAGGGGTAGAATGGACAAACACATTGAGCTTTCTTACTGTACTTTtgatgggtttagggttttggccAAGAATTACTTGAGGATTGAGAGgcacgagatgtttgaggagatAGAAAAGCTGATGGGAGTGACGAAAATGACCCCGGCCGACGTTGCTGAGAATCTCATGCCAAAATCACCAAGTGATAATCCGGAGAAATGTCTTTTGAATTTTATCCAAGCTCTTGAGGAAGCGATGGAGGAAGGTGCAAAGAAAAAAGATGAAGAGATCAAAGAGGTTGATACAAACAAGGCGGAGGTGGCGGCGGAGGAGGCCGAGGAGGGAGGAGGAAACAAAGAGGTTGAAAGCAAGAGCGTTTTGGTTGCCGACGAAATTAGGGCAACTTGGGCAAGTGGGTGAttaggaattggatcctctctgaGGCAAATCCTCGGGATCCTCTTGACCCAATAAtatagaccgttggattttgatccaatggtTATAAATAGGAAATCcctctaaagttataataattgtagccattGAATCAAAATCCAATAATCCGTGTTAATGGGTCAGGAAGATCCCGAGGCTTTGCCTTGGAAAGGATCCAATGCTGGGTGATTatttggtggtttttgagtttaaTATGTCAACTAAGCTTAAAGTTCTTTTGGTtaacaataatataaaatttatatgaGTGCTGGAACACGTTTTGACTCCCATTAGTATGAATTTATAATTACAAGTATATGTATGTAGCAAAACACTAAACTTGTCAATGGGTCTATCACTAGTTTGGTTATCGTTCAAGTGTGCGATTCAAATTCACAGTCAACGTTTGGAAAAATACAAGCAAACTCCGATTCTTAATCGGTTATGTATGTAAagttgtattaatttttttttatataaaaatgtatGTGAAGTTGTACGAGAACCATCACGAGACCTATTTTTGTTGCATTTTCCTTCACCATAAGCTTTTTAGAGTTCATACCAAATTTTCTGGAAGCATTGTGGGTAACGAAAATCATTCTAGCTATGATTTGGACGCAACTTGTATTTTTCATTAATGTTGAAAGACTTTCGTAAAATGAGACAGTAATGAGGCGGTATTTTAAATCAATCACTCATAACTAAATAGAAAAATCAGATTCATgataatatatatttagtttGGAATACTACCATTCCAAATTTTCTTCAATAGGCCGGACTACTCAATAGTACGAAAAGTAAATGATCAGAATTGAActgagaaaattgaatttttacttAATTATCAATCTAATGGATATAAAACCGAACTATCCAGTAATCCGAACTATTGAAAACTCAGCTTGAACGTCGGAAGAGTGAGCTTAGTTTTAGTACCAAAGGCCTAATGAATGGCTTTAGGTGAAAGGACAAAAGACCACGTGAGTTTATGTGGAGTTGTTCCCATGGTGCTTGATGATTGTTACTCTTTGGATTTTCTTGTTTCACTTTCATACTCCAAAAGAAAGTGAACTCAAAACTCATCCATTTCGAAAGATACTTAAGCAACTTTACGCAGTGGCCACGCAACTACACCACTTTCTCTCGCAATACTCATCCACTCCACACTAAACTAAGatcttatttttataaaatgactTATACAGTCCGAACACATTATTATTGTGACATTTTGTATTAATAATGCAACAATCGAAGTCGTTTTCCAATCTCACTGACTTGCTGGGTTGTGACACAAAAGTTTAGTCCAATCCATCACATGGATGAAAGCACTCGGAACCCATCACCAAGAAAGagtttttagtgttaaaaatacGGTTCGATCCGCAAGTGTCATAACACTATACTTTTGCCTccaaaatatcatttttgttgtttgtggATGGTGCTTTTACATTTTAGGCTGCTTTTGTGATGGGTGATAGGGCATCGGACAGTTTTTTACTTGAAAATAGTATGCCTCATTATTTAATGTGTGACATGATGGATATTTTCTTTACCATCATTGGAAATTAGGAACAGAGGATTCAAAGAAAGAGCTGGCTTTTGCTTTGGCTTATGGATTTTGGAGAGAGATTATtgccggatctcttccaccaataCCACCGGATCAAAAGATTTGAACCTTCCAAATTTCATCAAACGGTAAAAAATTATCACAATTTTTAGTATTTCACCTtatcagaaaagaaagaaaccatCTTCATTTGTTACGTCTAAACATTAATCAAACCTTATCACGGCGATAATTTCTCTAAACTCACTATTTGTATCCCTAAACTAAACCACACCATAGAACAAAATCTATGCTCCAAACGTACTATCAAATATAGCTCCATTCATAAACTCGAGTGTGGGAGCCCCGGCGTGCATAATGCACTCCCGGGCTCCCTAAAAGGACTCCGAAAATGTCACCATGCTTTTGACGACTTGAAACTGTGCCGAGAAAAAGCTAAGAAATCTAAAATTTCCGGTAAATGAAATgacaaataagaaataagccAATCTGAATACAAGATAAGAGCAGTTACCTTCTAAGGGAGGGAGGATGGTTCCATTACAACACAGCCAACCCTAATATGCTCTCGAACTCATACGGCGAATCATTATATCAAGGGATACATGAGCCCGAGAGAGAATCATAATACTAAAACTACAAGGGCTTTCGACTTTTAACATCTGAGGCCAAATCTTTCAGTTACAGTATTACCTGAGGGTTATTGTACATTGATCGGATGAACTAAGCAACTCCCAAACAACTTCCATTCACCGGTCCTAGCTCCATAGGTTTCCTTGGACGTTCACATACTAAAAAAATGACTACCTAATCTACATACCTCTCTGCATCATGTCACTACCCTGTTGCAAATCTCGAACCAAGGTTGTTGCTGCTTAAATACGCCTAGGAGAACTCTGGCCGCAACTTTCTCCATGGGCATAGCGCacaaaatttatgaattttacAATCGTACACTCAGGCTTCCTTGCAAAACACACCTTTGCTATCCAGCAGAGGAGGAAGCCTCACATCACAAATCATCCGCATCATCTTTCATTAATGTGTTTGGACCATCATCAAAACCTGAACCAGGGGCTAGCTCGTTGAGGTCGAGGAAACGTCTTTTTTGTACACCTTCGACTTCCTCTTTCCCTGGGCTATTTGGTTTTTCAGGTGGCTGGTTTTGCTCTTTCTCAACTGTTGTCTCAGGATAATTTTCAACAGCCTGATCAACTTTCATTTCTTGGTCCTCAATATTACCATCTGATTCTTGACTTTCCATTGAATAATCCCCGTTCTCACTGGCATCATAATGTTCATCTGATGCATTTGATTTCTCAGGTTTCATAGGCTCTGGTTCTGACTCTGAGAACTCATATTGTCGATAATCAATACGATTTCTGGTGGCCCTCTTACTGCGTCTCAGACCTGACTGGAGCTCATCAACCGATCTCAATTTAGCTTCCCTCCTAGTACGGCCTGGCAACTTCTTCAATTTTCGGGGTTCTTCACTATCCTCGCTGGCACTAGCGGAATCTTCcatttcctcttcttcctcttcttcagcattttcttcctcaaaatgaTACTCCTCATCTCCTTCGGAACTACTAGAaaactttcttctctctttacGTTTCTTTAAGTATTCCTCATCATATATAGCCTCACCAACTATATCATCATCACTGTCAAAGTCTGCGTCATTATCTGAAACTGCTTCAACAAATTCTTTCGCAGAATACCGTTGGGGCCTCTGTCTTCGCCGATTGCTACATGTAACAAATAAAAATCAGTCTACAAAAGCAGTTCAAGGATTTAAAGAATACTGAAGACAAACatttaaagaagaagaaaaagaagaaaattgctCACCTTCGATCCAATTGTTCAGATTTGTCATCTTCTTCGTCATAATCGTCGTCATCATAATCAGGTGATTTAGGCGATGCAGCACTAAATCCCACATGTTCATAGGAATTTGTAGCAGCACTCCATTTACCATTACTAGAAGCTTCAGGCCTCCCAACAACCTCTCGTTTCTGTAAAGGGTCCGGAGATGGCTGTTTCTTTCTGACACAgaagaacaataaaaataagtcaaAAGGACTATATATTGGTATGAAaaaacatgtgtgtgtgtgtgtgtgtgtgtgtgtgagagagagagagagagagagagagagaagtatgAAATCCATACTTGGTTACTTTGATTGCCTCATTGATGGACCGGTCATAATCATCTGCAAAATTATTTGACACAACAATCAGATTCCATATATCCATCGACAGATGGGAATAATAACAGTAAGTATTAACATCCTGCCCTGACATGGCCATCCTCTACTTCCCAAAGTTACAATTAACTCCAGAGCATTTATGTAAAACTCGGAAatttcctcaaaaaaaaaaaaaaaaaaaaaactcatataTAAAATTCAAGGGACATTTCTCAAGAGTAACCAAGGGATATTGCTCAAGCAATCCATTAGGATTTCGTATTACTAGACCACATTTGATAACGCATTAATCTGATCAGTTGATCTTAATCCAAAAAACACAACCACCACAAGATGAAGCCTCACCAACAGCCACACTTCTATTGTTATAATTTGAAACAATAACCTGCATCTAGTTAttgtattaatattattattttaaacaaTAACCTGCATCAAGTTATTCAATATGCAACAGAACGACCCCCAAGATCTCAATGGTTAAATCCTCTATTGTGGCTAGTACAAGAATCACTAGGGCTTTTAACCAGAGCAACTGTTATCCGGAGAACGAAAACAAAGTGTAGAAGTTTGTCTCCTTACCAAATGTGTAGGTTACAGGTTTTCTGTCACGAAGAGAGCGCCCTGGACCAAGCCCATCCACCGTCAAAAAATTATCAAGGAGGAGAGCTTGTCTGTGTTGCTTCTTCAGCAACCTCTCTTTCCTCTGCAAATAAAAGTACATGAGATAAAATTCTTGCTACAGAaacaaaccccaaaaaaaaaatggtaattcTCTCAGCAGATATATGAaaattattcttcaaccacaTACAAGACATATAAACCCAACAAGGTTAAAAGGTTGGTCAACTATCACTATTGCATACCTTGTGAACCTTCTCAATCTCTGCAAGCATGTCTCCTTTCAACTTCTTTCCTAGCGAAGCCTCTGTTCTATTCTTACTCGAGAAAAGTTTCTCCTGCAACAgcaaatgcttttaaatttgGAGCAGCAAAAAATTCATCCAGAGTAATAATAATGCACTTTTCTTGAATAAGTTATCTCCCATACACAGGAGATAGGATCCAATAAATCTAGCTATTTCTTAATCATTATTTGTTTCAATGTCTGTGCATATGCATCCGTTTCCTCAACAGTATTGGTTTCAGAGGCTCCGGATCCAAAAAACATTTGAATATGAAAACTAACTCAGACGCCAACCCTAAAAGTTTTGCAAGGCAATACTAATACAGAGCACAGTAACACAAAAAGATGGGCAAAGAAATTTAGTATCTTACAGAAACATCTAGGAATTCATCGAAATTAGTTGCGACTGTTTCCCACTGATATGATGCACTGGGAAGGACATTGGAACCTTTTCCTTTCACTTTCTTCATATCAACCTTCCTTATCTCCCGATATAACCGATAACCAATTATTGGATCATCTTCATACCTGCAGCATCCACAAACACCCAGTATATAAACACTCAACACAACAGTTCAATTTACATTTTACTCATAAACCCTCCACAATGGAAAGCATATTTGATGGACATGTCATATGAACCAAACAAAGGTAAGCTAAAACGGATATGATAAGAAACTTCATTATATTACCAGTAAGAGATTCCTTGTGAATCACCTCCAATACGTTCTTTGCGAAATGCTGAAAGTTGAACTCCATGCTTCAGTGAGTTGTCAATATAGTTCCGAATATCTTCTTGCTACAATACATCACTCAGATTTAATCCTTCTGGTAAACTAACAAAAGCATAGACACATGATCCGGGAAGTAGGTAATACCAAATTAATTTTCTAGTTCAAAAACATGATCTCCATGTCATACATTCTAAGACCCaattctgaaaagaaaaaagggagagggagggagagagagagagagagagagagagagagagagagagagagagagagagagagagcattgGGTCTCCAATAGATttccatttcaatttttaaaacgGTTAATATTtagagtttagagagagagagagagagaattgggaCTCCAATAGATTTTCCATTTCAATTTTAAAGAATGGTTAATATTTAGAGTGTGGGCGTACATACTATCATATTGCTTAGGCAATGGACCAAAAAGGTTACTAATAATATTCAATGGATTCTACATTAAGTTTTACAGAAAAGCAATGCTGTTTAAATCAATTAACGATAACAATACCTCAACACGAATATCACAAAGTGCTTTCAAGATGACCACACGGACCCCAGGATCAAGTGTTTTATATGCCTCAATCTCCGCCCTATCAAATTAGCATGATGTGACatgttataaatgaaaaaaattcataCGCTAGAGTAAACAAATACACATGATTGCTCACCCATGTGAAGCAATAATGGGTAGATCCCCCTCTGCAACCTGCAATAGACATCCAAATTAGTTAATATGATTCTGCAGAACTACAAAACAAGTTGGCTCTAGCCAAAATATTGCCAAAAACTAATTATACGAGTACAATTACCCAATGCCACCAGTCTCTCAGCTTTCTGCATAAAACAGTGACCCAAGTATCACGTGTGAGTGCCATTCTCGTAATAGGAGGAATTGCCTGTTGaataaaccaattaaaattcAGGGGCAATCCAGTAGCAGTTGCATTGACAAACTATCAACATAACACTAAATTCCCAGAAGCATGAGCATTCCATGGGTAATATAACATTAAAATTACAAGGGGACATTTTATAATCCATTCACTAGAATATGACTTAAAACATCCACATTTATACAGTAAAATGGAAAAACTTAAAGTTCCAGACTTACAAGGATTTTAtacatgaaaatgacaaaagaaaaaaattaaatctttaGAAATATCACAAGGGATCCTTCCTTTTCCAGGAGTATTGACATGTTCTAAAAAGTTCAATTAAATCGGGAACAGTAGGTGGACAATAAGAAATATATAATCAATAAACTTGTAACCATGATTCTGGTCCTCTACCATGACAGAAATAGCAGGGGCTATGCACTGGTGTGAGTTAGCAATTAAATTCAAGTATACAGAGCAAAACAGATGAGAGAATTAAAGAAGGCATGATTAACAAAGAATTAATAGCAAAGACGGTGTAAGATAGGAGAAGTAAAAGGAGTCACATAATCAACTCTATTCTATTGGGGTAATGGCTTTGAAAGATTTAATTGACTTGTCAAACCACACTGGTCTTTGGAAGAGGCTTGGCTACAATACTAGTCCTCGCATAGGACATGTCTTCTGCAGAAATTTAGACAAGATTCCACTCAAAGGTCATGTCTCAAAAGCCACCGAAAAGACAAAAACAtatattattccaaattatatGATATGACACAGGTCTCTTGCACTGCTGCAAACCAACCCAATCGCACCATAAATGTGCTGCAAGTGCCTAATAGAAACCTCCAAACTCTTCTTTTACATCTATTTCTTGAACTTTAAAAGTGTTTGCAAACACAAGAGCTCAAGTATTGAGGC encodes the following:
- the LOC137710433 gene encoding DDT domain-containing protein DDR4-like: MSLESSLPPIPAVRSSPEPQQQEQPPQNDNKASAPVPAPTPPLSRSNRPSRACTIRAAARIQQQQNHPAEKRRAVSKKEQQQQQRDDERSSPQCSSASKIVTPLVEPPPPSLLPRWTLRSMWELASVLNFLHVYRPLLNISAEFSADELETALITPNDTLSDIHIPLLKAIPPITRMALTRDTWVTVLCRKLRDWWHWVAEGDLPIIASHGAEIEAYKTLDPGVRVVILKALCDIRVEQEDIRNYIDNSLKHGVQLSAFRKERIGGDSQGISYWYEDDPIIGYRLYREIRKVDMKKVKGKGSNVLPSASYQWETVATNFDEFLDVSEKLFSSKNRTEASLGKKLKGDMLAEIEKVHKRKERLLKKQHRQALLLDNFLTVDGLGPGRSLRDRKPVTYTFDDYDRSINEAIKVTKKKQPSPDPLQKREVVGRPEASSNGKWSAATNSYEHVGFSAASPKSPDYDDDDYDEEDDKSEQLDRSNRRRQRPQRYSAKEFVEAVSDNDADFDSDDDIVGEAIYDEEYLKKRKERRKFSSSSEGDEEYHFEEENAEEEEEEEMEDSASASEDSEEPRKLKKLPGRTRREAKLRSVDELQSGLRRSKRATRNRIDYRQYEFSESEPEPMKPEKSNASDEHYDASENGDYSMESQESDGNIEDQEMKVDQAVENYPETTVEKEQNQPPEKPNSPGKEEVEGVQKRRFLDLNELAPGSGFDDGPNTLMKDDADDL
- the LOC137710434 gene encoding AAA-ATPase ASD, mitochondrial-like, which encodes MSNPRASAEMLPPTMMSQQMLATMGSTLASFMFIWAIIRQYCPYELRRFLERYSHRITGYFYPYIKISIHEFTGDRLKRSEAYSAVEAYLSSNTSKSAKRLKAEMVKDSSNLVLSMDEYERVTDDFRGAKVWWVLSKSVSPAGRSMSMAYYPEQEKRFYKLTFHKKYRDIITADYLNHVVNEGKEIRVRNRQRKLYTNSPGYKWPSYKQTMWSHIVFEHPATFETMALDPEKKKEIIEDLVTFSKSKDFYARIGKAWKRGYLLYGPPGTGKSTMIAAMANLLGYDIYDLELTAVKDNTELRKLLIETTSKSIIVIEDIDCSLDLTGQRKKRGAAEKGFSEEEVKGSGAGKERVKEAKEEGYGGSKVTLSGLLNFIDGLWSACGGERVVVFTTNYVEKLDPALIRRGRMDKHIELSYCTFDGFRVLAKNYLRIERHEMFEEIEKLMGVTKMTPADVAENLMPKSPSDNPEKCLLNFIQALEEAMEEGAKKKDEEIKEVDTNKAEVAAEEAEEGGGNKEVESKSVLVADEIRATWASG